The Peribacillus sp. FSL P2-0133 genome has a segment encoding these proteins:
- a CDS encoding HPP family protein, giving the protein MEFEKSLEKSWSNQQTTGLTAYLKKMKGEAREKHRIDYMDSFVSAIGGLIAIIIISFIAVYLGYPMALAPLGASCVIVFGAHKSLLSQPRNVIGGHIISTTTALIIWSIFGKSLFIIGLVLAIVLIIMTFTKTVHPPAAASALVLINSQVGWGFLIPIVIGTLLLVFISMIYNNLFQTRQYPKHWL; this is encoded by the coding sequence ATGGAATTCGAAAAAAGTCTTGAAAAAAGTTGGAGTAATCAACAAACAACTGGTTTAACAGCATATTTAAAGAAAATGAAGGGCGAAGCTAGAGAAAAACACAGAATTGATTATATGGATTCCTTTGTTTCAGCTATAGGTGGACTCATTGCTATTATCATTATTAGTTTTATAGCTGTTTATTTAGGATATCCTATGGCACTAGCTCCTCTTGGGGCGAGCTGTGTTATTGTTTTTGGTGCGCATAAAAGTCTCTTGTCACAACCCCGTAATGTTATTGGAGGACATATAATCTCTACAACAACAGCCCTTATCATTTGGAGCATTTTCGGTAAAAGTCTATTCATTATCGGTCTGGTACTGGCTATTGTATTAATTATTATGACTTTTACAAAAACCGTTCACCCTCCCGCAGCGGCTAGTGCCCTTGTTTTGATCAATTCTCAAGTTGGTTGGGGATTCCTGATTCCGATTGTAATAGGTACCTTATTATTAGTTTTTATATCGATGATTTATAATAATTTATTTCAAACAAGACAGTATCCAAAACACTGGTTATGA
- a CDS encoding response regulator transcription factor, producing the protein MKKILLIEDEVSIAELQRDYLEINDFSVDIQHTGDAGLQQALQGNYHLIILDIMLPGMNGFEICKQIRAVHNIPILLVSAKKEDIDKIRGLGLGADDYITKPFSPSELVARVKAHLARYERLSGSHPKSNSIYVHGISIDKSARRVHINGEVVPFTTKEFDTLVFFVMHPNQVLSKEQLYENIWGLESAADVSTVTVHIRKLREKIERNPAHPKFLETVWGAGYRFNV; encoded by the coding sequence GTGAAAAAGATATTACTTATTGAAGACGAAGTCAGTATTGCTGAATTGCAAAGGGACTATTTGGAAATAAATGATTTTAGCGTCGATATTCAACATACAGGTGATGCAGGTCTCCAACAGGCCCTTCAAGGAAATTATCATTTAATCATTTTAGACATCATGCTTCCAGGAATGAATGGATTTGAGATATGCAAACAAATACGTGCAGTCCATAATATTCCGATATTGCTTGTATCCGCCAAAAAGGAAGATATTGATAAAATTCGGGGACTTGGTTTAGGGGCAGATGATTATATTACAAAGCCATTTAGTCCAAGTGAACTAGTTGCGAGAGTGAAAGCGCATTTAGCGCGATATGAACGTTTATCAGGAAGTCACCCCAAATCTAATTCAATCTATGTTCATGGGATTTCAATAGATAAGTCAGCACGCAGAGTTCACATAAATGGGGAAGTGGTCCCGTTTACAACGAAGGAATTCGATACTTTAGTGTTTTTTGTCATGCATCCGAATCAAGTATTAAGCAAAGAGCAGCTTTATGAAAATATTTGGGGGTTGGAATCGGCTGCAGATGTTTCGACTGTCACCGTCCATATCAGGAAACTACGTGAAAAAATTGAAAGAAATCCTGCACATCCTAAATTTTTGGAAACCGTTTGGGGAGCAGGGTATCGCTTTAATGTTTAA
- a CDS encoding HAMP domain-containing sensor histidine kinase yields the protein MSIKMRFLLSYVGVILISITLFLAAGFLLTFAITGDIKSIEHLYKKSYLQKPLTAVEESVFLDLKLLAKNNPEQLLNEEQLEKIEHRDIKIVVRKDNNIEYTSPTLDKLGLVQSLPMFEETNINTRDTIKMKDTFFTYVKFDFYFSDKSEGSIFVLRKASSFAELTRESFPILFALLLLLFVMIIGLLNYLVSRSIIKPISILKEGAERIKSGDLNFEIKATSNDEIGQLNREFEEMRKKLKESVNLQLQYEENRKELLSNISHDLKTPITSIMGYVEGIKDGVANTPQKMDKYLSTVYLKARDMDSLIDELFLFSKLDLKKEPFTFETVRLDKYLIDYVDELQLDLLQQGIQIELQQLHEPIHVTADREKLKRVLANLISNCVKYMDKNEKHISISLHEGQYDVVVQVTDNGYGIESSALPYIFNRFYRAEQSRNSLTGGSGLGLAIAKKIIGEHGGDIWATSEIGKGTSVFFSIKKGEEM from the coding sequence TTGTCAATTAAAATGAGGTTTCTATTGTCCTACGTTGGCGTAATTCTTATTTCCATCACTTTATTTTTAGCAGCTGGATTTTTACTTACTTTTGCAATAACAGGCGATATAAAATCGATAGAGCATTTATACAAAAAATCTTATCTCCAAAAACCTTTGACTGCAGTAGAAGAAAGTGTGTTTCTCGATTTAAAGCTTTTGGCAAAAAATAATCCAGAGCAGCTTTTGAATGAAGAACAGCTGGAGAAGATTGAACATAGAGATATTAAGATTGTCGTTAGAAAAGATAATAACATTGAGTATACGTCTCCCACACTTGATAAGCTAGGCTTGGTTCAATCACTTCCTATGTTCGAAGAAACGAACATCAATACGCGGGACACAATCAAAATGAAAGACACTTTTTTCACATATGTAAAGTTTGATTTTTATTTTTCTGATAAAAGTGAAGGAAGTATTTTTGTATTGAGAAAGGCAAGTTCCTTTGCTGAGCTGACCCGCGAGTCATTTCCCATTTTATTCGCGCTATTGTTATTACTGTTTGTAATGATTATTGGACTTTTAAATTATTTAGTTTCAAGAAGCATCATCAAACCTATCTCAATACTTAAAGAAGGAGCAGAGCGTATAAAATCAGGAGATTTAAACTTTGAAATCAAAGCGACTTCGAATGATGAAATAGGACAATTGAATAGGGAGTTTGAGGAAATGAGAAAAAAGTTAAAAGAGTCCGTAAACCTTCAGCTTCAGTATGAGGAAAATCGTAAAGAACTTCTTTCCAATATTTCTCATGATTTGAAGACACCGATCACTTCGATTATGGGATATGTAGAGGGGATAAAAGACGGAGTAGCAAACACCCCACAGAAGATGGACAAGTATTTATCGACTGTATACCTAAAAGCAAGAGATATGGATTCATTGATAGATGAATTGTTTTTATTTTCCAAGCTGGATTTAAAAAAAGAACCATTCACTTTTGAAACGGTCAGACTAGATAAATATTTAATAGACTACGTAGATGAACTTCAATTGGATTTACTTCAACAAGGAATCCAGATTGAACTTCAACAGCTGCATGAACCGATACACGTGACAGCGGATAGAGAGAAACTAAAACGTGTATTGGCCAACCTAATCAGTAATTGTGTAAAGTATATGGATAAAAATGAAAAACACATTTCCATTTCTCTGCATGAAGGACAATATGATGTAGTCGTACAAGTAACAGATAATGGCTATGGAATAGAATCTTCTGCATTGCCTTATATTTTTAACCGCTTTTATCGTGCTGAGCAATCTAGAAATTCTCTGACAGGTGGAAGTGGTTTAGGGCTTGCGATCGCAAAAAAAATTATCGGCGAGCATGGAGGAGATATTTGGGCTACTAGCGAGATAGGAAAAGGAACAAGTGTCTTCTTTTCCATAAAGAAAGGTGAGGAAATGTGA
- a CDS encoding Lrp/AsnC family transcriptional regulator — translation MESIVSKVLDNVDIQILDLLQKDAQLSNTELAKRVKLSPPAIHSRIKRLENEGFINGQVAILNQEKLGFDLLCFIFMSTNIHQAEKLEVLEKALASMSEVLECHCLTGEYDYLLKVANKDRKELEIFIRKLNKLGITRIQTSLALREIKYSTVLPI, via the coding sequence GTGGAATCTATCGTAAGCAAGGTTCTAGATAATGTTGATATTCAAATTTTAGATTTACTACAAAAGGATGCACAATTAAGCAATACTGAGCTTGCAAAGCGTGTCAAGTTATCTCCACCAGCTATACATTCAAGGATAAAACGTTTGGAAAATGAAGGATTTATTAATGGACAAGTAGCAATTTTAAACCAGGAGAAGCTAGGTTTTGATTTATTATGTTTTATTTTTATGAGTACGAATATACATCAAGCTGAAAAACTGGAAGTTTTGGAGAAGGCATTAGCTTCTATGTCAGAAGTATTAGAGTGCCATTGTTTAACAGGTGAGTATGATTATCTTTTAAAAGTGGCTAACAAAGATCGGAAGGAATTAGAAATATTTATTAGAAAGCTAAATAAACTAGGCATAACAAGAATTCAAACTAGCCTAGCTCTCAGAGAAATTAAATATTCAACAGTTTTACCCATATAG
- a CDS encoding DMT family transporter yields MQYYYFSLLLLTSLLWGGNFVVGKSLVGHASPMTLTSLRWIIAISCLLPIVWWKERKIFPPRTAILPLFLMGITGVVLFNLLQFAALEKTSATNVGLISTLNMISIAVFSFFLLKERINILQMFSMFFSLIGVILVLSKGNIDLFLSLRFNTGDLYMMAAVCVWGIYSVCSKWAMITTTPMMSTLYSGIFGLIVLLPFNFSNFTVSNINTSFIQSILYTGVISTVACMVLWNIGVQKLGTTTSGIFLNFNPIFTAILAFLLLGEKMTWVQGIGSGIVIIGCYLFSHFKAKVIFKKNSRQSQIQA; encoded by the coding sequence ATGCAGTATTATTATTTTTCGTTATTACTTTTAACAAGTTTATTATGGGGCGGGAACTTTGTCGTAGGAAAATCGCTTGTCGGTCATGCTTCTCCGATGACTTTGACGAGTTTAAGGTGGATCATTGCTATTAGTTGTCTTTTGCCAATTGTATGGTGGAAAGAAAGAAAGATATTTCCCCCTCGAACTGCAATCCTTCCTTTATTTTTGATGGGAATTACTGGTGTGGTTCTATTTAATCTTTTACAATTTGCAGCATTAGAGAAAACATCCGCCACTAATGTTGGATTAATATCAACATTAAACATGATTTCAATTGCTGTTTTTTCATTTTTCCTTTTAAAAGAAAGAATTAATATTCTACAAATGTTTTCTATGTTTTTTTCGCTTATTGGCGTAATACTTGTACTTTCAAAAGGAAATATTGATCTATTTCTTTCATTGCGATTTAATACAGGTGATTTATATATGATGGCTGCTGTATGCGTTTGGGGAATATATTCCGTTTGTAGCAAATGGGCCATGATAACAACTACACCCATGATGTCTACATTATATTCTGGTATATTTGGACTTATAGTCCTTCTTCCGTTTAATTTTTCTAATTTTACAGTGTCTAATATAAATACTTCTTTCATCCAATCTATTTTATATACAGGCGTTATCTCAACAGTAGCATGTATGGTACTTTGGAACATTGGTGTACAAAAATTAGGTACAACAACATCAGGTATTTTCTTGAATTTTAATCCTATTTTCACTGCAATTTTAGCCTTTCTATTATTAGGTGAAAAAATGACGTGGGTACAAGGAATTGGTAGTGGTATTGTGATTATAGGCTGTTATTTGTTCTCACATTTTAAAGCGAAAGTGATTTTTAAAAAGAATTCTAGACAATCGCAGATTCAAGCATGA
- a CDS encoding metallophosphoesterase, with the protein MKNKFAAMLTVVTVGLTTSLSNVQAFSESSNSDNKRKPELVFPVISDVHIDDGSSADMNKFRTAMDQLNKAAPKQDAFVVVGDLTDYGYATEYDKFFSIYNEKKQGDVQSMFTMGNHDYWNGLSVEKAQDRFLEKTGMDSLYYHKKVNGYDFITLSPENGNTHGLYSVNQINWLGEKLAAAEKENPDQPIFVFLHQHIKGTVYGSDLWGTQENKELLYDTLKKHPQVITFSGHSHYPLEDPRTIHQKDFTSVGTSSVSYLELEPGKLQGFHPEGYRDISQGMIVEVYNNEVVLKKRDFHKDDWTGKPWVIKNPSKKNNFKYTDDRDQLPPVFAVKDKASIVKEKSTLKSLNVTLPQAKDNMLVHSYHITAKNKETGELDADFTAFSEFYIDPVPKNLEFPVAGLKPGTDYEIKVQALDSFNNSSKKVLLAEGQTKALEMVSALASPSLVTEGESTTLQVKMKNFGNGSVKGKIKVDAPEGWSLEHNELDYELSGTEEKMLPIKATPSKESSGSSQFTITAYEGGQIIGSKNINVFVNMLLGESFDQLESGLKPAVNENIPSSILGWSHAAPNGWSVTNSSNMPAGTMEWQGWSFTTKDFWTKAEDQDRNKFELGQGVIAVADPDEWDDNGSPSSKGFFDSTLTSPSVKVDGAKDLYLGFASHYKQEGTQTAEVTAVFDNGEKQQVLVYDNKAASDNKNGHVLNKYEVKSIKVPEDASSMTVQWRMHNAKNNWFWSIDDIRLDDQMIVSPNE; encoded by the coding sequence GTGAAAAATAAATTTGCTGCAATGTTGACAGTTGTAACTGTAGGATTAACAACATCTTTATCAAATGTACAAGCATTCTCGGAATCTTCAAATTCAGATAATAAACGTAAACCGGAGCTCGTTTTTCCTGTAATCAGTGATGTACATATAGATGATGGATCATCTGCTGATATGAACAAGTTTAGAACAGCCATGGATCAATTAAACAAAGCTGCGCCTAAACAGGATGCTTTTGTTGTCGTTGGGGATTTAACGGACTATGGATACGCTACTGAATATGATAAGTTTTTCTCCATTTATAATGAGAAGAAACAAGGGGATGTCCAATCCATGTTTACAATGGGAAACCATGATTATTGGAATGGACTTTCAGTAGAAAAAGCACAAGATCGTTTTCTCGAGAAAACAGGAATGGATTCTCTTTACTATCATAAAAAAGTAAATGGATATGATTTTATTACGTTAAGTCCGGAAAATGGTAATACGCATGGTTTATATTCTGTTAATCAAATTAACTGGCTAGGCGAAAAGTTAGCTGCAGCAGAAAAAGAGAATCCGGACCAACCAATCTTTGTTTTTCTTCATCAACACATTAAAGGCACTGTGTATGGAAGTGACTTATGGGGAACTCAGGAAAATAAAGAACTTTTATATGATACATTAAAGAAACATCCACAGGTTATTACATTTTCAGGCCATTCTCATTATCCACTTGAAGACCCTAGAACGATTCATCAAAAAGACTTTACGTCTGTAGGCACGTCTTCTGTAAGTTATTTGGAATTAGAGCCGGGCAAACTTCAAGGGTTTCATCCTGAAGGATATCGGGATATTAGTCAAGGTATGATTGTAGAAGTTTATAATAATGAAGTTGTCCTTAAAAAACGTGACTTTCATAAAGACGATTGGACAGGAAAACCATGGGTAATCAAAAATCCTTCTAAAAAAAATAACTTTAAATATACAGACGATCGAGATCAGTTACCACCGGTTTTTGCAGTTAAAGACAAGGCTTCGATTGTAAAAGAAAAATCGACACTAAAAAGTTTAAATGTTACATTACCGCAGGCAAAAGATAACATGCTAGTACATTCTTATCACATTACAGCCAAAAACAAGGAAACAGGGGAGTTAGACGCAGACTTTACCGCATTTTCTGAATTCTATATTGATCCTGTTCCAAAGAATTTAGAGTTCCCTGTAGCTGGTCTTAAGCCAGGTACAGATTATGAAATTAAGGTACAAGCACTAGATTCATTTAACAATAGCAGTAAAAAGGTGTTACTGGCTGAAGGCCAGACAAAAGCCCTGGAAATGGTCTCAGCACTAGCTTCTCCTTCTTTAGTAACGGAAGGTGAATCGACTACACTCCAAGTGAAGATGAAAAATTTTGGAAATGGTAGTGTGAAGGGGAAAATTAAAGTTGATGCACCTGAAGGTTGGAGTTTGGAGCACAATGAACTTGATTATGAGCTTTCGGGAACTGAAGAAAAAATGTTGCCAATTAAAGCTACACCTAGTAAGGAAAGTTCCGGATCATCACAATTCACGATTACTGCTTACGAGGGCGGCCAAATAATTGGCTCCAAGAATATAAATGTATTCGTAAACATGTTGCTTGGAGAAAGTTTTGACCAATTAGAGTCTGGATTAAAGCCAGCAGTGAATGAAAACATTCCAAGTTCTATTCTCGGTTGGAGCCATGCAGCCCCTAACGGCTGGTCGGTGACAAATAGCTCAAATATGCCAGCCGGTACAATGGAGTGGCAAGGTTGGAGCTTCACAACAAAGGACTTTTGGACAAAAGCAGAAGACCAAGATCGTAACAAATTTGAGCTTGGTCAAGGTGTTATAGCTGTAGCGGATCCTGATGAATGGGATGATAACGGTTCACCATCATCAAAAGGTTTTTTTGATAGTACATTAACTTCACCTTCTGTAAAAGTTGATGGTGCAAAAGATCTGTACTTAGGATTTGCATCCCATTATAAACAAGAAGGAACGCAAACAGCTGAAGTAACTGCTGTCTTTGATAATGGGGAAAAACAACAAGTTCTCGTTTATGACAATAAAGCTGCTTCCGATAATAAAAATGGACATGTTTTGAATAAGTATGAAGTTAAATCGATTAAGGTTCCTGAAGATGCTTCTTCGATGACAGTACAATGGAGAATGCATAATGCGAAAAATAATTGGTTTTGGTCGATTGACGATATTAGATTGGATGACCAAATGATCGTTTCACCAAATGAATGA
- a CDS encoding DUF2690 domain-containing protein, whose translation MNKAFALSYDNTNPYSTGCASKSPITYETEYIYKNGVKIGYVQLKGSAYCHTAWGYLKFYSAAPYDYYANVWVDSFNGKTKRAFTSCASSGGNGWIMKGQTSCYTAQLWNLDPYNALAKAGIYSSSGALIISANTGRY comes from the coding sequence ATGAATAAAGCATTTGCCTTGTCCTACGATAATACAAACCCTTATTCGACAGGTTGTGCTTCTAAAAGCCCAATCACTTATGAAACGGAATATATTTATAAAAACGGTGTGAAAATTGGATATGTGCAGCTAAAAGGAAGTGCGTATTGTCATACGGCGTGGGGTTACTTAAAGTTTTATTCGGCTGCTCCTTACGATTATTATGCAAATGTTTGGGTTGACAGTTTTAATGGCAAGACCAAGAGAGCATTTACAAGTTGTGCTAGTTCCGGTGGTAACGGATGGATAATGAAAGGCCAGACATCCTGTTATACTGCACAATTATGGAATTTAGATCCGTATAATGCTTTGGCCAAAGCAGGTATTTATTCTTCAAGCGGGGCTCTCATTATTTCTGCGAACACTGGTCGTTATTAA
- a CDS encoding ACT domain-containing protein: MIRHSDQKGVIAELSDILYQKGFNIARMANERSKINGEAITVCEIDNIIEETLLSLLKREIPIIDEIVLVQTK, from the coding sequence GTGATCCGTCATTCCGACCAAAAGGGGGTTATTGCCGAATTATCGGATATTCTTTATCAAAAAGGGTTCAATATAGCCCGAATGGCCAATGAACGTTCCAAAATCAATGGTGAAGCAATAACGGTTTGTGAAATCGACAATATAATTGAAGAAACTCTCTTATCTTTATTAAAAAGAGAGATTCCGATTATTGACGAAATTGTCTTAGTTCAAACTAAGTAG
- a CDS encoding GNAT family N-acetyltransferase, protein MFPILETERLILRELVEGDALNILKCFSNPEVLRYYGQTPLTNTDQVKQIIRNFSKDFDEKRGIKWGIELKGKDGIIGTIGLQEWFHEHKRAELSYALFPNEWGNGYATEAVSKVISYGFKELDLTRIGAIVFIENKASNKLLTNLGFKKEGILRNYMYQNDVSFDTNLYSLIMANPH, encoded by the coding sequence ATGTTTCCTATATTAGAAACAGAACGGTTAATCTTGAGAGAATTGGTGGAGGGTGATGCATTAAATATATTAAAATGCTTTTCCAATCCAGAGGTATTACGATATTATGGGCAAACTCCATTAACAAATACAGATCAGGTGAAGCAAATCATTAGGAATTTTTCAAAGGATTTCGATGAAAAACGCGGTATTAAATGGGGAATTGAATTGAAAGGGAAGGATGGCATCATTGGGACAATTGGATTACAAGAATGGTTTCATGAACATAAGAGAGCAGAACTGAGCTATGCACTTTTCCCAAATGAATGGGGTAACGGTTATGCAACAGAAGCTGTCAGTAAGGTGATTTCTTATGGTTTTAAAGAGCTTGACCTAACTCGTATTGGAGCAATTGTTTTTATTGAAAATAAAGCATCCAATAAGTTGTTGACAAATTTAGGTTTCAAAAAAGAAGGGATATTGAGAAATTATATGTACCAGAATGATGTTTCATTTGATACTAATCTATACTCTTTAATAATGGCAAATCCTCACTAA
- a CDS encoding NAD(P)-dependent alcohol dehydrogenase, translating into MKAIVYTKYGPPDVLQLKEVEKPAPKENEILVKVKATTVTMGDIRSRSFTVPLSVWLPARIIMGLRRPKKSILGLELSGEVESVGEDVKLFKAGDQVFAASQVGYGAYAEYKCLPEDGPVSIKPINLSFEEAAAIPIGARTALFYLRKANIQRGQKVLVYGASGSVGSYAVQIAKYFGAKVTGVCSTANVELVKSLGADKVIDYTSEDFSRDGETYDVIFEAVNKSPFSACMKSLKKDGTYLNVTVPVPGVRMLWTKLTTSKKLILSQNSPETPEALNFLNELVEAGKLKVVIDRYYAFEEIVQAHTYVEKGHKKGNVVITIEHNSKS; encoded by the coding sequence ATGAAAGCAATTGTGTACACCAAGTACGGTCCCCCCGACGTTCTTCAACTGAAAGAGGTAGAAAAACCTGCTCCTAAGGAGAATGAAATACTGGTAAAAGTGAAAGCGACAACGGTAACAATGGGGGATATTCGGTCACGGAGCTTTACAGTTCCCCTCTCTGTTTGGCTGCCTGCTCGGATAATAATGGGGTTAAGGCGTCCAAAGAAATCCATATTGGGTTTGGAGTTATCTGGGGAAGTTGAGTCAGTAGGAGAAGATGTCAAGTTGTTTAAAGCAGGTGACCAGGTTTTTGCAGCTTCCCAAGTCGGTTATGGTGCTTATGCCGAGTATAAGTGCTTGCCTGAAGACGGGCCAGTTTCCATTAAACCTATTAATTTATCTTTTGAGGAAGCCGCAGCCATTCCAATTGGGGCACGTACAGCATTGTTTTATCTTAGAAAAGCTAACATTCAGAGAGGTCAAAAGGTTCTTGTCTATGGGGCTTCAGGAAGTGTCGGAAGTTATGCAGTACAAATTGCCAAGTATTTCGGAGCAAAAGTTACAGGGGTTTGCAGTACCGCGAATGTAGAATTGGTAAAATCTCTTGGAGCCGATAAGGTCATTGATTACACTTCAGAGGATTTTTCCAGAGATGGTGAGACTTATGATGTTATCTTTGAAGCGGTAAACAAGAGTCCTTTTTCAGCTTGTATGAAATCGCTGAAAAAGGACGGAACCTATCTAAATGTCACCGTACCGGTACCCGGTGTTCGAATGCTATGGACTAAATTGACAACCAGCAAAAAGCTGATATTGAGTCAAAATTCACCTGAAACCCCTGAAGCTCTAAACTTCCTCAATGAACTTGTTGAAGCGGGGAAGTTAAAAGTCGTCATTGACAGATATTATGCGTTTGAAGAAATAGTTCAAGCCCATACATATGTAGAGAAAGGACACAAGAAGGGGAATGTCGTGATAACAATCGAACATAACAGCAAATCCTAA
- the dapA gene encoding 4-hydroxy-tetrahydrodipicolinate synthase: protein MNFGQVLTAMVTPFNHNDEVDFNATRTLVDYLIANGSDGLVIAGTTGESPTLTEEEKVDLFKIVVEFVDGRVPVIAGTGSNNTKASISLTKQAEAAGVDGIMLVTPYYNKPSQEGLFQHFSAIAHSTSLPVMLYNIPGRSVVNMSVETIVSLSKINNIVAVKEASGDLDAMAQIISKTTSDFTLYSGDDGLTLPVLAIGGTGIVSVASHIIGNEMQEMINSFKNGDVHGAATAHRNLLPIMKALFAAPSPAPVKSALNMRGLNVGGVRLPLVPLNYEEKSALQIALQPSNAEAILLSN, encoded by the coding sequence ATGAATTTTGGCCAAGTTTTAACCGCAATGGTTACCCCGTTTAATCATAATGATGAGGTTGATTTTAATGCTACGAGAACTTTAGTAGATTATTTAATTGCTAATGGTTCTGATGGATTAGTAATAGCTGGTACAACTGGAGAGTCTCCTACATTAACTGAAGAAGAGAAAGTCGATTTATTCAAAATTGTTGTAGAATTTGTTGATGGAAGAGTTCCAGTCATAGCTGGAACTGGCTCAAATAACACGAAGGCTTCTATCAGCTTAACAAAACAAGCAGAGGCAGCAGGAGTCGACGGAATCATGCTCGTTACCCCATATTATAACAAGCCGTCTCAAGAAGGATTATTTCAGCACTTTAGTGCTATTGCCCATTCAACATCATTGCCGGTAATGCTTTATAATATCCCAGGACGAAGTGTTGTGAACATGTCAGTGGAGACGATTGTTAGCCTCTCAAAAATCAACAATATTGTGGCAGTAAAAGAGGCAAGTGGTGACTTAGATGCCATGGCACAAATCATAAGCAAGACAACTAGCGATTTTACATTGTACAGCGGCGATGATGGGTTAACACTACCGGTTTTAGCCATCGGTGGAACAGGCATTGTTTCGGTTGCTTCACACATAATTGGTAATGAAATGCAAGAAATGATCAATAGCTTTAAAAATGGTGATGTCCATGGTGCTGCCACTGCACATCGTAACCTTCTTCCAATTATGAAGGCATTATTTGCTGCACCAAGCCCAGCGCCGGTAAAATCAGCATTAAATATGCGGGGGTTAAATGTTGGAGGTGTCCGCTTACCATTGGTCCCTTTAAACTATGAAGAAAAAAGTGCACTACAAATAGCTCTTCAACCGAGTAACGCAGAAGCAATTTTGTTAAGTAATTAA